The following proteins are encoded in a genomic region of Micromonospora olivasterospora:
- a CDS encoding acyl-CoA dehydrogenase family protein: MPASRVMPTNESADLIEVVRNLADKELAPRAARAEAGEDFPRDVFKTLGAVGVLGLPYPEEHGGGGQPYEVYVQVLEEVARVWSSVAVGTSVHALSCFGLVNYGTERQRQAWLPDMLGGHLLGAYCLSEPHAGSDPAAITTRAVRDGDDYVLTGAKAWTTHGGHADFYQVIARTSDERTDISCFLVPAETEGLSADPPERKMGLTGSVTATVRLDNVRIPASRRIGAEGGGLKIALAALDSGRLGIAAIATGLAQGALDEAVAYAKSRTTFGKPIVEHQGLAFLLADMEAAVQTARAMTLHAARLKDQGLPFSREASIAKMVATDNAMRVTTDAVQVFGGYGYTRDFPVERFMREAKVMQILEGTNQIQRMVISRALARGTTATITTVNREKH; encoded by the coding sequence ATGCCAGCATCACGCGTCATGCCGACCAACGAGAGCGCCGATCTGATCGAGGTCGTCCGGAACCTCGCCGACAAGGAACTGGCACCCCGAGCCGCGCGGGCCGAGGCAGGCGAGGACTTCCCGCGCGACGTGTTCAAGACGCTCGGCGCGGTAGGCGTCCTCGGCCTGCCCTACCCCGAGGAGCACGGCGGCGGCGGTCAACCCTACGAGGTGTACGTACAGGTGCTCGAGGAGGTCGCGAGAGTCTGGTCCAGCGTCGCCGTGGGCACGAGCGTGCACGCCCTATCCTGCTTCGGGCTGGTCAACTACGGCACCGAACGGCAGCGGCAAGCCTGGCTGCCCGACATGCTCGGCGGACACCTGCTCGGCGCCTACTGCCTCAGCGAGCCGCACGCCGGCTCCGATCCCGCCGCCATCACCACCCGCGCCGTCCGCGACGGCGACGACTACGTACTCACCGGCGCGAAGGCTTGGACCACTCACGGTGGACACGCCGACTTTTACCAGGTTATAGCGCGCACGTCGGATGAGCGCACCGACATCTCCTGCTTCCTGGTCCCCGCGGAGACAGAGGGCCTGAGCGCGGACCCACCGGAGCGCAAGATGGGCCTCACCGGATCGGTGACCGCCACGGTGCGCCTGGACAATGTGCGGATTCCCGCCAGCCGCAGAATCGGTGCCGAGGGCGGCGGTCTCAAGATCGCGCTAGCCGCGCTCGACTCCGGTCGGCTAGGCATCGCCGCCATCGCCACCGGCCTGGCCCAAGGCGCCCTTGACGAGGCCGTGGCTTATGCCAAGAGTCGCACCACGTTCGGGAAGCCGATCGTCGAACACCAGGGCCTGGCGTTCCTGCTCGCCGACATGGAGGCAGCCGTCCAGACCGCCCGCGCGATGACCCTGCACGCCGCCCGCCTGAAAGACCAGGGCCTGCCCTTCAGCCGTGAAGCGTCCATCGCCAAGATGGTCGCCACCGACAACGCCATGCGGGTCACGACCGACGCCGTACAGGTCTTCGGCGGCTACGGCTACACCCGGGACTTCCCGGTCGAACGCTTTATGCGCGAAGCCAAGGTCATGCAGATCCTCGAAGGAACAAACCAGATCCAACGGATGGTCATCAGCCGCGCGCTTGCCCGCGGCACCACCGCGACGATCACCACCGTCAACAGGGAGAAGCACTGA
- a CDS encoding TetR/AcrR family transcriptional regulator → MPSHERFRTRREKMLGQLRELFLAEGFASFSIGDLAERFRCSRSTLYAVAPSKEQIVVATVRSYFKTGAERIEARVAASADPAQQLAIYLESVASELQPASATFFADLADFGPANEVYQENTQYAARRVQDLVTQGVKVGVLRPVHASFVGAAVAEVMGSIQRGAIQEATGLDSAQAYRHLADLVMTSLADPKKPAHERRAT, encoded by the coding sequence ATGCCATCGCATGAGAGGTTTCGCACTCGCCGCGAGAAGATGTTGGGTCAGCTCCGCGAGTTGTTCCTGGCCGAAGGGTTCGCGTCGTTCAGCATCGGCGATCTGGCCGAACGGTTCCGGTGTTCGAGGAGCACCCTGTACGCCGTGGCGCCCAGCAAGGAGCAGATCGTGGTTGCGACCGTGCGCTCGTACTTCAAGACCGGGGCGGAGCGCATCGAGGCCCGGGTCGCAGCGTCGGCTGATCCAGCGCAACAACTGGCGATCTATCTGGAGTCGGTGGCGTCTGAGCTCCAGCCGGCGTCGGCCACCTTCTTTGCGGACCTGGCCGACTTCGGCCCGGCCAACGAGGTGTACCAGGAGAACACCCAGTACGCCGCCCGGCGGGTCCAAGACCTGGTGACCCAGGGAGTCAAGGTCGGTGTGCTCCGCCCAGTGCACGCTTCGTTCGTAGGAGCCGCGGTGGCCGAAGTGATGGGCTCCATCCAGCGGGGTGCGATTCAGGAGGCTACCGGGCTTGACTCCGCACAGGCGTACCGGCACCTGGCCGACCTGGTCATGACCAGCCTGGCAGATCCGAAGAAACCAGCGCATGAGCGGAGGGCGACATAG
- a CDS encoding SDR family NAD(P)-dependent oxidoreductase gives MQVADTAAIVTGGASGLGAATAEALANKGARVFALDLEQSIDKANRIAGVEYVATDVTSPDEVRAAIATARAGSPLRTVVNCAGIGPSMRILGKNGVHDLDLYARVVQINLIGSFNVLALAAEAIARTEPDENGQRGVIINTASVAAYEGQVGQAAYSSSKGGIVGLTLPAARDLAQYGIRVNTIAPGIVETPMLATVSEEFRKSLAAGVPFPRRLARPDEYAQLALAIIHHDYLNGEVIRMDGALRMAPR, from the coding sequence ATGCAGGTAGCCGACACCGCAGCCATCGTCACCGGCGGGGCCTCCGGACTGGGCGCCGCGACCGCCGAAGCGCTGGCAAACAAGGGCGCGCGGGTCTTCGCACTCGACCTCGAGCAGAGCATCGACAAGGCCAACCGGATCGCCGGCGTGGAATACGTCGCCACCGACGTCACCAGCCCCGATGAGGTCCGAGCCGCCATCGCGACCGCCCGCGCCGGTTCCCCGTTGCGCACGGTCGTCAACTGCGCGGGCATCGGCCCATCCATGCGAATCCTTGGCAAGAATGGCGTCCACGACCTCGACCTCTACGCGCGCGTCGTGCAGATCAACCTCATCGGGTCCTTCAACGTCCTCGCCCTCGCCGCCGAAGCCATCGCCCGGACCGAGCCCGACGAGAACGGGCAGCGCGGCGTCATCATCAACACCGCCTCGGTCGCCGCCTACGAGGGCCAGGTCGGCCAGGCCGCGTACTCGTCGTCCAAGGGCGGCATCGTGGGCCTCACCCTTCCCGCCGCGCGCGACCTGGCCCAGTACGGCATCCGGGTCAACACCATCGCGCCGGGCATCGTCGAAACCCCGATGCTGGCAACCGTCTCCGAGGAGTTCCGCAAGAGTCTCGCTGCCGGCGTGCCGTTCCCTCGGCGCCTCGCCCGGCCCGACGAGTACGCCCAACTTGCGCTCGCGATCATCCACCACGACTACCTCAACGGCGAGGTCATCCGCATGGACGGCGCCCTCCGGATGGCACCACGCTGA